In Chryseobacterium oryzae, the genomic stretch AGCCAGAAGTTGTGTACTATGGAGCTGGAGAATCTGGTAAAGATAAAAATGCAAAAGGGACTCCGGGATACAATGCTATGTATGCAAATAATTATATTAGTGTACCGGTATCTTTTAAAGGGTACTTTTCTGAAGCTGAGTCAGAATTTTTCGGATTGATTGGTCCAAGATTTAATTTTCTTTTGAATCAGAAAGTTACCAATGAATCTCGTGATATTTATAAAACAGATCAGGAAGGAAAGGCAAATTCATTTAATTTTGCCATCGGTGCAGGAATTGGATATAGTTACAAAAGACAGCTTGAAGTTGCTTTAAAATATGATTTAGGGTTATCTAATACTTATCCTAAATTGGATGAAAGTAAATTAGATCCAAATTCATTGAAAAAGAAATCTGAACAGGTTTTGAGCATCAGCTTAAGCTATATTTTCGAATAATTTTTTTCTATATGAGAAAATATAAATCCCAAACTTTATCGGTTTGGGATTTTTTATGAATTACATGCTTAAACCAATACCCCGTTTTTGGACGAGATAGGATCAGGAAGTTCTGTTTCTCCCATTATCTGCAAGAGATCTATCTCGATGTTTCTGCAAATGGAAAGCATAGGAATATCGAACATAAGACCTTCAAAAGGGTTTTCAGAATAATCTCCTACGAGTTCCATAATGATGTAAATCCATCCTATAATAATGCAGAAAGGGATAGACATCCATATTCCATAATCTCCCAATTTAGAAAATTCATTCACCAATCCTAAAGGAAGTAGCATAATAAATAAAACATTAAAAACAAACGCTGTACTTGCAAATTGTCTTGGTAAAGGGAACTTTTTTATTCTTTCTGCCTGACCTTGAAGGGTGTAAAATTCATTTAAACAATCTTGAAGTTGCATTTGGTTAAAATCTGAAATAGCATTCTCGTTTTTAAGTTCATTAACATCTTTAGACTGTTGTGCTATAAGATATGTAGCAAAATTTTTGTAATGAGATTGTAATTCAACCTCTTCTTCGGTAAGATATTTATTAAGGAAAATGGGAGTTCTGCCATAGTCTGGAAATCCCGCTTTTATCAGTCTGTTTCTTCGTCTGTTAATTTTTTGGGTGTGTTGCTGATCCGATTTGATATGTTCCCAGTCTGTAGGAACTAAAATTTGTTCTCTAAAAGCATAAAGCCAGGCAATATGCCGGTTCACAAGTCTTTTTCTGCGATCTTCTAATTCAAATGAACCCATTTTTTCGTGTTGAGTATCAAAAGCATATACCATTGCAGCGAAAGATCTGCTTGAATTAACGATTCCGCCCCATATTTTTCTTGCTTCCCAAAGTCTGTCGTACGCCTGGTTATTTTTAAAACCTACAAGAAAAGCTTCTGCAGTACCAATTAACGCTACAGGAACCCAAGGAATAATCATCCATTCCCAATTGAAAAAATGGAATAAAACAGCAATTAAAGTACACCAAATAGATATTAAAATTACATGAAAACCAGATAAATTGAGTACCTGTCTGTAATTAACGTATTTTGTAGTAATCATAGTTTTTAATCTTATAAAAATCTATTCAAAGTAACAAAAAGTGTACAAAAAAACCTCTAAAGCTAGAGGTTTGTTAATATTTAATTATTAATGTCAATTAAAAATTGAGCATTTCTTCAATTTTCACTGCTAATTTCTCGGCATTAGGCAGCATTTCTTTCTCTAAAACCAAGTTAATAGGAACAGCAGGAGTATCTAAAGATCCCATTGTTTCCACAGGAGCATCGAGATATTTAAAGCAGTTTTTGGAAATTCTGTGTGCGAATGCTTCTGCAAAAGAGTTGTTGAGTTGTTCTTCTGTTAAAACAATACATTTTCCGTGAGCTTTTACTCTTTCGAAAACCAATTCTTCATCCAAAGGAATTAATGTTCTTAAGTCAATGACTTCAATTCTTCCGTTGAATTTTTTAGCAGCTTCTTTTGCCCAGTAATTACCCATTCCATAGGTAACTACCAATAATGTTCTGCCTTTTTCGGTTTCAGTTTTATCAGCTTCAATTATTACTTTTCCCTTTCCGAAAGGTAAAATATAATCTTCGGCAGGTTCTACGGTTTTCGCATCTTCTGTTCCCGGAACTTTGCTCCAGTACAAACCTTTATGTTCGAGCATAACCACCGGATTGGGATCGTAATAGGCTGCTTTCAGTAAACCTTTAAAATCGGCTGCATTACTCGGATAAGCTATTTTAATTCCTTTAATGTTGGCTAATATGCTTTCTACACTTCCGCTGTGATAAGGTCCGCCACCTCCGTAAGCTCCTATCGGAACTCTAATGATATTGCTTACAGGAAATTTACCTTGACTTAAATAGCATGATTTGGAAATCTCTGTAATCAACTGATTGATTCCAGGGTAAATATAATCGGCAAACTGAACTTCAACAATAGGTTTTAAACCAACTGCACTCATTCCCGTGGTAGAGCCAATAATATAAGCCTCCTGAATTGCGGTATTGAAAACTCTTTTACTGCCAAATTTTTTCCCTAAAGTAACTGTTTCACGGAAAACCCCACCAATTCTTTCACCTACGTCCTGTCCATAGAGCAATGCTTCAGGATGTTTCCACATCAATTCCTGAATGGCATGAATGGCAGCATCTACCATCACAATTTTTTCACCACCTTCAGGTTCGCGTGTTCCAACTTCTTCTGTAATGGGAGTTGGAGCAAAAATATGATTCATTACTGTTTGTGGCTCCGGATCTTTAGCATTTTGAGCTTTTTCGAAAGCTTCTTCTGCTTCAAGACGGGCCTTTTTGGTCATTTGCTTTAAAAGATCTTCGTCCGTTCCATTTTCAAGAAGATAATTTCTTAAAATTTCTCCCGGATCTTTTGCTCTGTGTTTTACCAAATCTTCATCGTCCCGGTAAAATTCTCGTCTTACGCCGGAAGTATGATGGCCTATTAAAACAGTCTTAGCACAAACAACTAAAGGCTTTCGTTCTGTTCTCACAAAATCGAAAGCGTTTTTCATTACTTCGAAACTTTCAACAAAATCGGTTCCGTCTACTCGCATTCTGCCAAGTCCTTCAAAACCGGCAACAAAGTCGTAAGCATCACACGTTCTGGCTTCTTCTTTGGTTACAGAAATTCCCCACTCATTATCCTGTACAAGAAAAATAATAGGAAGTTGGTGTAACGCAGAAAACTGAAGTGCTTCACTCACTTCACCTTCTGTAACAGAATTATCGCCAAGACTGCAGACTACTACAGGATTGTTTTCGAACTGCCGCAAATTAAAATCCTGAATATATTTTATTCCCTGTGCAACACCGGCAGTTGGAATAGTCTGCATTCCTGTTGCGGAACTCTGATGAATTATTTTGGGTTTGTCTTCTTCTCTGCTGGAAGGATGAGAATAATAAGACCTGCCTCCCGAAAAAGGATCGTCGGCTTTTGCCAACAGCTGAAGCATCAGTTGATAAGGTTCAAAACCAATTCCTAAAAGAATACTTTCGTCTCTGTAATAAGGAGAAACCCAATCTTCTTTTTTTAGCTGATAAGCGGTAGCCAACTGAATGGCTTCGTGACCTCTGGATGTACTGTGCACGTATTTACAAATGCTTCTGTTTTCCTCATAAATATCTGCCATTGCTTTGGCGAGCATCATGTGGTGATAAGCTTTTAGTAAAATATCCTGAGAAACTTTTTCGTGAAGTGTATTTTCCATAGTAAGCAAAGATATACAAAAAAATAAAATACGAACAAGTGTTAGTATTTCTCTTTAAATCTATGATTTTAAGAATTTATTACTGTTTTTATCCTGCGAAATGTACCGATAAAATAATTTATAAATAAATTTTTGATAATCAATAAATTATATTTAACAATGAAAATAAATTTTTAATGTAGATTTGTATAGTGTTTTAAAGGAAACTGGCTTTAAAGAATGTGAAAATGATGAGGTGGAAGCTTGGTGGAATGATAACAGAAAATCATGTGTAGGAATACAAGATTAGCTAAATTCTAAAATCAAGAGATATCAATATCTCATAAAATTGATGTGAATTGTAATAATTATTTTAAAAAAATTCCTTCTTGTTTAAGCATGAATGATAATTTAAAAAAACAAAAAAACTATTTCAGATGACAGGTAAGATTATAGGTGTGGGAAATTGCATCCCCGAAGAAACTATAACTCATTTATTTTTTAATCAACATATTTTTCTGGACGAAAATGGTATTCTCTTAAAAGACGACAATTTTTCGATTAGTGAAAAACTTAAAAAAATTACAGGAATTGAAGAAAGAAGATATGCAGAAAGTAATCAGGTAACTTCAGATCTTGGTTTAATTGCTGCTCAGGCTGCCATAGAAGATTCAGGAATAGATCCCGAAACCTTAGATTATATTATTTTTGCACATAATTTTGGGGACGTACAATTTGGTACTGTGCAATCGGATATGGTTCCTAGTCTTGCATCGAGAGTAAAACATTCCCTAAAAATTAAAAATAATCTTTGTGTAGCATACGATTTAATTTTTGGATGTCCTGGTTGGATCGAAGGTATCATTCAAGCCAATGCATTTATAAAATCAGGGATTGCAAAACGGTGTTTGGTTATCGGAGCAGAAACATTGTCCCGTGTTGTTGATATTCACGACAGAGACAGTATGATTTATGCAGATGGAGCAGGTGCCGTTGTGTTGGAAATGAATAACCAGGATGACTCGGGAGTACAGTCGCATCTTTCTGCTTCTCATACGTTGGACGAAAAAGATTTTTTATTTTTCGGAAAATCGTACAATAATGAAGGTTGCGAAAATACAAAGTACATTAAAATGAATGGGCGGAAAATTTATGAATTTGCCTTACAGTACGTACCTGATGCAATGAAAAAATGTCTGGATGACAGCAAATATTCTATAAATGAGCTTTCAAAAATAATAATTCATCAGGCAAACGAAAAGATGGATGAAGCCATTGTAAAAAGGTTTTATCAGTTGTATGATGTTGCAATGCCTGATGATATAATGCCAATGGTTATCCAAAAGCTTGGTAACAGTAGTGTTGCTACAATTCCATCGTTGCTTACCATGATTTTGAAAGGCGAATTAGACGATCATGACATCAAAAAAGGAGATATAGTTTTATTTGCTTCAGTTGGGGCAGGGATGAATATTAATGCTTTTGTCTACAAATTTTAATTTTGTTTTCATTTTTACTTATTTAGCAAATATTTTGAATCATTAGATTTAATTATTTTCTCAAAAATTGCGGATATAAAACATCTTTATTAATATTGTAATGTATGTTGATTTTAAAAGCTTTGAATTCGATAAAAAAATTACAATTTTACAAATATGTTGTGCTTTTACTTCTGATATTGTCAGCTTGTAAAGATTCTCAACATTCGTCTTCACAAATAAATATCGGTTTTGCACAAGGTTTGGGAAACCATCCGTGGCGTCAGGCTATGAATCACGCCATGGAGATTCAGGCTTCGCTCCATTCTGATGTAAATTTAACAATCAGTAAAGCAGACGGTTCTATAAAAAAGCAGATTAACGATATCCAGAAAATGATTGATGACAATCTGGATATTATTATCATTTCACCATTGGATCCGAATGCTTTGGTTCCGGTAGTGGAAAAAGCTTACGCCAAGAAAATCCCAGTGATTTTGTTGGATCGCAAAATAAATTCTGATAAATATGTTACATATATTGGTGCAGATAATGTGGAAATTGGGAAAGAAGCAGCACAATATATTCTTTCCGACTCCAAAACTCTCAAAAAAGTCCTCGAAATAAGAGGTGACGACAATTCTTCGCCCACTACAGAAAGAAGTTTGGGTTTTGAACAAACTCTGAAAAACAATCCCAATGTTGAACTGATAAAAACTTTTCGAGGTCTTCCTGTCGAGGCATTCAGGAAAACGCTGGATTCTCTGGGAAATCAAAATCTTTATGTTTTTTCATTTAATGACGAGTTGGCTTCCAAAGCTTGGCAAGTTGCCAGAAATGCAGGAACTGAAAATCAAATTAAATTTATCGGTGTAGATGGTCTAAATACCAAGGATGGCGGAATTCAGTTGGTTTTAGACGGAAAACTGAATGCTACTTTATTGTATCCAACTGGCGGAACAGAAGCCATAGAAAGTGCCATTAAAATTCATAACGGCGAGACTTTACCAAAGAGAATTAAGCTCAGTACAACCATTATCGACAGGCTGAATGCTGAGATTATGCGGAACCAGTTTGATAAAATTATTGAGCAGCAGGGCGTTATCGAAAATCAGGTGAATGCAGTGAAACAGCAGACAAAATTGTATTCTTCCCAAAAAGAGCTCTTCCGCTGGTCGGTTGTATTACTCATTTTAATGTTTTGCCTTATTGCTTATGCGATTTACCTCATTTATGCTATTAAAATCAAAAATAAGCAGTTAACACTAACCAACGAAAGAGTAACCATCCAAAGAAACCAAATTGAGATGATTGCCGATGAACTTAAAGAAAGCAACGAAGCAAGAGTTAATTTCTTCACCGGGCTTTCTCACGAATTTAAAACGCCTATAACGCTTATTTTGAGCTCATTAGAATCCCTTAAAGATACTTTTAAAAGCAAAGGTACAAAACCGGCTTACGAGTTAGAATTAATCAGTAAGAACTCTAATAGATTATTGCGATTGGTTGATAATCTATTGGATTTTAGGAAGATAGAAAATAAAACCTTTAATCTTCGAGTTTCTAAAACCAATATTTACGATTTTACCTACGGAATTTTTCGGGATTTCGAAAACGAAGCCAAAAAACGAAATATTAAGTTTGAAATCTCTTCATCCAACAAAAATATTGAGTTGTATATCGACCGGAATTTGATGGATAAAGTGTATTTCAACTTATTATCAAACGCCTTCAAATTCACGCCAGACAACGGTAAAATTGAAATTAATATTCAGGACAAAGGGAATCAGGTTGCAATCAGTTTCAAAGATAATGGGATTGGTATTCCTGAAAAAGAAATTTCCAACGTATTCGAAGCCTATTTTAAAGGCTCTAATAATAGAAAAAACAGTTCTGGAATTGGTTTGCATCTTAGCCGCCAGTTCATCGAATTGCATTTGGGGAAAATTGAAGTCAGTTCGTTCCAAGGTACCGAATTTGTTATCAGCCTTTATAAAGGAAACAAACATTTTAACGAAGACCAAATGGTAAAAGAGGCGAGTGTTACAAATGCTGAAACTTTGGCTAAAAATGCAGTCAATCACGATTTTGATGACGAAGGATTTATCCATTCTGCACCTAACGATAATGAGCGTTACTCTCTTCTTTTGGTGGAAGATAATACCGATTTGTCGTTCTTTTTGAATAATAAATTAACTGCCGAGTTCGATGTGATGACTTCGGACGGCACCGATGCGATTGACAAAGCTTTGAGCGAGATTCCGGATATTATTATTTGCGATGTCAATCTTCCTGACAAGAATGGTTTTGAAATCTGCGAAATTCTTAAAAATGACCTTCGGACATCGCACATTCCAATTATTCTGCTCACGGCTTTGGATAATAAAGAATCTTATCTGCAAGGTCTGAAATCTGGAGTAGATTTATATTTAACCAAGCCATTCAATTATCCAATCTTGATTCAGTCGCTGCGTGCATTACTGTATAATCGGGAAAAACTGCGTTATTATTATACCAACAATATCGGCAAAATTGTGGATAGCAAGTCGTTTGGAAGTATCGAGCAAACTTTTGTCAATAAGCTAAACCAAATTATCAAATCTAATATTGATAACCCTGATTTTTCAGTGGAAAATCTCGCAGATTTACTGAATATTTCCAGAATTCAATTGTACCGGAAAATTAAAGCGATGTTTGATGTTAATGTCAGCGATTATATCAATAATATCAGGTTGGAACAGGCTAAATCAATGCTTCAAAACCCCGAACTGACGATTTCTGAAATTGCTTATAAAACTGGTTTTTCCTCGCCCAATTATTTTTCTACGGTGTTCAAAAATAAATTTGGCGTTTCACCTAATGTGTTTAGAAAATCTGCTGGAGAAGATTAATTACAGATAACTTTTTTATTTCTTTGATTCACTCTTGATAAAATCAACAACAGCATCCATAGCGACTTGTGCTTTTGGGTGCGCAGCCGACCATAGACCGCCCAAATGATCTTCGTTAGGAACATCAACTAATTTGGCTTCCACATTGGCTTTTTTCAGTTTCTCATACCACGCAATGCCTTGTGGTTTTAGCATATCTTTTTCGCAAGTGATAACAAGTGTTGACGGCGAAAACGAAATATCTTTTGCAAGAATTGGCGAAATGATAGGATCATCAGGCGATTTTCCTTTGAGATACATTTTTGCAACAATATTATAATAAAAATCTTTAATATCTCTGAGATCCACAGGAGGATTAACCAAAACCACATTGCTAATCTTTTTCTTACCCTGTTCTTTTACAAGTAGAGAAGTAGCTAAAAGTGCACCGCCACTATCGCCTAATAATGTCAGATGTTTGGCATCACCATTCCACTGGGAAGCGGTTTTTAGAATCCAGGATAAAACAGCATCACATTCATTAAGACCTGTAGGATAAGGATATTCCGGAGGTCTTTTATAGTCGATAGCCACAACAATGCTTTTTGTTTTTGCAGACAGATAACGGGAAATGTTATCGTGCGTGTTGAGATCACCACCAACCAATGCGCCGCCGTGAATTTGGAATATAAGAGGAAGTTTTTTATTAGTGATTTCTGGATAATAAAGCCTTATTTTTATGGAATCACTACCATCCATCACCACCTTGTCCTCCGTTTTGGCAACTGGCGTTGGTGCAATATGAAACGATGTGATTTCATCAGCTATGGATTTTCTAACCATTGCCGCAATTTTTTGATCCTCTTGTGCGAAAAAGTACGTAAATAAGAATATAAGCAAAATGGAAAATGATGTTTTCATAAGATATATTTTATGATTTAATTGATTTTTTAAAATTAGTAATTTTCCATCAAGTTTAAATTTTAATTTAATTGATTTTCAAAGTATTGCATTTTTGGTGCTTATATTATCAATTAACCTGTTGTGCATTTAGCACAGATTAATTTTTAATTTGTTCAAACTTATTTTGCACACGAAAAAATTCAGGTATTGAATCATCGTAAAAGAAGTTATTTTTGATACTATTCTTGTTGCCAAACCCTGAAAGGTTTTTGCAAAGTTGATGTTTATTGTGAACTGTCCGCACAGTTGCGATATATTCGTTTCAATCCGCTTTCTGATTTTTGATTTCGCTTTTGAAAACTCCACAAAATTATGTTGATTTTACGCATTGCAACCGAAAGATTAATCTTGGAATAGTTGAATAAATCTACCTGAAGTTCTTTGCTGATGTATCCTCTATCTCCAATTAACAGGCAATTTTTAAAATTTTCTTTAATGTCATGAAGATAATTCACATCATGAAGATGAGCAGGCGAAAAATCGAAAGAGTGAATTGCGAAGCACATCACGAATACCTTTAAAAAATGAAAAATAAATGAGTAAAGATTCCGTTTTTCTTGCAAACTGCATGAAGTTTGTAGCCAAAATATCTTGACTTCTGTGCAGCACAATATCCAAATGCGGGTTTTATTTCTTGCATGGAGCAGATTGCGGAACGATTTGCTCTGCTTATTTTACAGATTTCAATGGGTGTTGAATCCACAATGAAGACATCTGTAAAATCAGAAAACTTGCTGCTCAAAGTTTCTCTAATTTTTTCAATGTATGGAAAAAGCTTCCTTCTCCTTTTGTATAGACGCTTCTTTCAATTTTTCCGTCCAAATTAGTTCCGGAAATATATCTAAATAACTGTAATTCAGAATTAATAGACATATATTCAGCAGTAATATTGAGTGCGACAAGTTCCAAATCAGACATTTTTGGAAGCCCGATCTGTTTAGTCGTCGCAATATGTTTGCAGGTTGTTGTCAATTGGCTACACCGAACCACTTCGCTAGGTTTCTTTTAAAATATTTTCGTAGTTTTGAAAAAGATTGTTCATATATATAATCGATTAGCAGTCAATTAAATATACGGTTTTTTATTCAAATGGACAATCTTTTTTATTTTTTAATTTCTAAATGCACAATGGGTTAAAATATTATAATCCAATTGAAATAGACAAACCTTTTTTCCTTGTAATGATGACAAATAAGTGATTTTCTTACTAATACAAGATAAAATGCAAAACTTTAGTGTAAAAATTTTAACTAAGAATCTTTAGCTACTGCCAAAATAAACCATGCAAAATTATATTGAGATAAAATGTAAATTTTTAAAACAATATTTTATATACTAAAAGATATTCTAATCATAATTATTTTTTTTTAATTTTGCAAAAAAAATAATGTTCAGAAATTTTTTTTTATTTTCTATATTCTTTGTTACAATTACAATATACAGAGGGCAAAGTGTAGGAATAAATACACAAACTCCTGAAGCAAGTGCAATCTTAGATTTAGAAAGCTTCGTAGGAACAAAAGCCACCGCCACTGCAACTATCTCTAATGGTGCTGTTACAGGTATTACTATAACAAATCCTGGAGAAGGTTATACTTTTACACCTAGCATTTCTTTTGTAGGGGGTGGAGCTGTTCTTAATGGCGGTACAAGAGCCACAGCTACAGTAACAGTAAGTGGTGGCAAGGTTACAAACTACAGTATTACAAACGGAGGTTCCGGTTATACCTCTGCGCCAACTGTTGTATTTGGTAACAATAATAAAGGGTTATTGATACCAAGATTAAATATCGCATCTCTTTCTAATTTTACAAGTCCTGTAAACAACCCTGCAGATGGACTCTTAGCATACAATATTGGAAGCCCTACGAATAGCAATGAGAAAAGTATCTATTATTTTGATAGTATTAAAAATAGTTGGGTCAGCGGATTGAAATCTGTAAATACGCCAAGAATAGCATACTTGGATGTAACAGGAGATACAAGTGTCTTGACGAATGCAGGGGCTGGATATACAAATGTCGCCCTGCAAAATAAACCAAAGATTGCACCCGTATCTAACATAGCTGGTTTAGATATCTATACTTATAACAACAATCAATATGGTATAATACTACCTCAAGGTGATTATGTTGTAGAGATTAATTTTAATTTAACAACACCGCCACCAAGTTCTACAGATAGTAATTATTACATAATGGGATATTTTATAGATTTATATAATGACAATTATAATAATAGTACAAAAACAATAACATCATTTGGAAGTGACTTTAACCGAAAAGAGAATGTTGTAACCTCGAAACTAAATACAAATCATTTTGTGCCCTGGATGTATTTTGTACATGTACCTACAACGAGTAATCCAAGGCAGATGTATTGTTTAAGAATGTTCATTGGAAGGATGCAGGACAGCACCTATAATACCACAGCAATCATAAAAGACATTGGTTCATATATAAAGATATCAAAGATAAAATAATGAAAAAAAATAAATCATTTCTTTTCCTAATTTTTTTAGCAACAAGTAATTTGTTTTTGGCGCAATTAGGTATTGGTACAACAAGTGTAAAGCCATCTGCTGGATTAGAAGTTTCTAGCTCAACCAATAAAGGGTTATTATTACCAAGAGTAGATATTAGTGACATTACCGATAGTACCAAACCTATAAACAATCCAGCCACTGGACTTATTGTCTTTAACATTGGATCCATGCTAACATCCGGAATATATATATGGTACGATGCACAATGGAACTTAGTTTCCGATTCAGCAGGTTTAGTTGGTTTTATGTTATTACAGAAAAAAGGTGATGTATCTATATTGGGAGGTCTCGATAATGGGACTTATCAAAATTTCACTTCTGGGTTTAATATGAATGTTCTTAAAAATGATATTGGTGCAAGTTATACCTCAGAGGGAGCAATAACTTTACCTGCCAACAGTGGTTATGTGCTTAATTTATGTATTAATATTAGAAACACAAAAGAAACAAAAACATCTGGAATCAAGAATTTTCCTATTCAAGTCCATTTGTATCAAATAAAACTAATAGATCCTAGTACAAATACTCAGTATGGAGATACAATAAGTATCAATGCAACATCTAGTACCCTAGATAACAGTACAAATACCTTTGTTGGGAATCATTTAATAAATGCTAGTTTTGCTTTTTCAACAAAATCAGAGATAAAACTTATACCAGCAATTACACACTATGATGGGGGAACCTATCAGAAAAGTTCTACCGGTACGCCAGACGGCAGTGTAATTGTAGAAAATATTAAAATTGATATACAAAGAGGAATTTTAGTACAGTAATTATGAAAAAAACATTAATAATAATTTTATTTTTAAAATTTTGCTCGGTTTATTCACAAGTACAAGTAAAAAATACAAGTAATACGGCACCCTTAGAACCATCATCAATGCTAGATGTAAATTATTCTGATAAAGGTATCATAATACCATCATATGATTTACAGAGCCTTACCAGTACAACTACTCCAATTGTAAATCCTGTAGATGGGCTAATTATTTTTAATAAAGGTGGTAGCACAACATCTTATCCTAGAGGTATTTACACTTGGTCGAATAATAGTTGGAACAAAGTTACAATCAGTGGTAACGAAGCACAATCAATGGTATTAAACATTACAAGAGCTAGTCCTCAGTCTGGCAGTCCAACACTTATTCCAGCAAATACTTATAATAATGTCATCAACAATTTTACGGTTAGTACAAATTCTATTATCGGAGCGTCATTATCGAATGGAGATACTATAGTCTTACCAAAAGGTATTTATGTTATAAAATATAGTGTGGATACTATTAACAACCAATCAAATACCAACACAGGAGATGATAATATTAGTTACGAATTATCTGGAAATAATAAAGAAATTACGACCTGCATAAGAAGTTTTATGATAAATTCTTCTAACAGTACTACACCTCTTTCTGGTACAAATAGAGATTGCAAAACCTCCAACTCCTTCTCAGTTTACAATGGTACCTTCTTCTTAGATTTAAGCAATGCAACAGGTAATACAAATGTGCAGCAAAGGTTTGAGTTTGATGACACTGGCAATATAAATGGTTTAAAAAGAAATCCATTGAGAATTAGAACAAACTATGTTTTGTTAATTACTAAAATGCCGAGCTAAAGATTTTATAATACTTAAAACAAAAAAATTGGCAATTAATTAATCGCCAATTTTTTTCTCATCATCTGTACTAATACTTTGTGGAGTGGCTATCTTGTCGTATAACCACCGTTTGCAAAAATCGTTTGTCCGGTAATCCACCAACCATCAGTTACTAGAAATTCCACAAGCGGTGCAATGTCTTTGATGTCGGTTAATCCACCTAAATCAGAAGCTTGTTTGTGGTAAGCCACAGCGTCATCACTTTCTTGTCCATAGAAAAATGGCGTGTCCATAGGTCCTGGCGCTACTGCAGTTACGGAAATACCACGAGAACCAAATTCCTTA encodes the following:
- a CDS encoding substrate-binding domain-containing protein, whose translation is MLILKALNSIKKLQFYKYVVLLLLILSACKDSQHSSSQINIGFAQGLGNHPWRQAMNHAMEIQASLHSDVNLTISKADGSIKKQINDIQKMIDDNLDIIIISPLDPNALVPVVEKAYAKKIPVILLDRKINSDKYVTYIGADNVEIGKEAAQYILSDSKTLKKVLEIRGDDNSSPTTERSLGFEQTLKNNPNVELIKTFRGLPVEAFRKTLDSLGNQNLYVFSFNDELASKAWQVARNAGTENQIKFIGVDGLNTKDGGIQLVLDGKLNATLLYPTGGTEAIESAIKIHNGETLPKRIKLSTTIIDRLNAEIMRNQFDKIIEQQGVIENQVNAVKQQTKLYSSQKELFRWSVVLLILMFCLIAYAIYLIYAIKIKNKQLTLTNERVTIQRNQIEMIADELKESNEARVNFFTGLSHEFKTPITLILSSLESLKDTFKSKGTKPAYELELISKNSNRLLRLVDNLLDFRKIENKTFNLRVSKTNIYDFTYGIFRDFENEAKKRNIKFEISSSNKNIELYIDRNLMDKVYFNLLSNAFKFTPDNGKIEINIQDKGNQVAISFKDNGIGIPEKEISNVFEAYFKGSNNRKNSSGIGLHLSRQFIELHLGKIEVSSFQGTEFVISLYKGNKHFNEDQMVKEASVTNAETLAKNAVNHDFDDEGFIHSAPNDNERYSLLLVEDNTDLSFFLNNKLTAEFDVMTSDGTDAIDKALSEIPDIIICDVNLPDKNGFEICEILKNDLRTSHIPIILLTALDNKESYLQGLKSGVDLYLTKPFNYPILIQSLRALLYNREKLRYYYTNNIGKIVDSKSFGSIEQTFVNKLNQIIKSNIDNPDFSVENLADLLNISRIQLYRKIKAMFDVNVSDYINNIRLEQAKSMLQNPELTISEIAYKTGFSSPNYFSTVFKNKFGVSPNVFRKSAGED
- a CDS encoding alpha/beta hydrolase, which produces MKTSFSILLIFLFTYFFAQEDQKIAAMVRKSIADEITSFHIAPTPVAKTEDKVVMDGSDSIKIRLYYPEITNKKLPLIFQIHGGALVGGDLNTHDNISRYLSAKTKSIVVAIDYKRPPEYPYPTGLNECDAVLSWILKTASQWNGDAKHLTLLGDSGGALLATSLLVKEQGKKKISNVVLVNPPVDLRDIKDFYYNIVAKMYLKGKSPDDPIISPILAKDISFSPSTLVITCEKDMLKPQGIAWYEKLKKANVEAKLVDVPNEDHLGGLWSAAHPKAQVAMDAVVDFIKSESKK